One region of Aminobacterium colombiense DSM 12261 genomic DNA includes:
- a CDS encoding amidohydrolase, protein MEQLLVYGGKVWTGDSDKPFAEALLVEGNRFIAVGTLEEVRNAAKKAENKKTTELHLNGNLVMPGISDAHFHFTAFAKQNLYLDLQDIRSLDELLETIKNYARQVPAGSWIRGVRYNEMNWEKPEKLSRSVLDSLNLPHPVILSRYCGHAHVANTWALEKGGLLQSPNLSSDEVERDSSGQLTGNIFERAAMPLLRRVEEEYETPEKMQKGVAEAGFIVAKTGTTSVHASDARSYGLGEDIFAFQGLAEEGALPIRVNTYHDALPNFTFRTGFGDTWVRYGGLKVFLDGSLGGHTAALLSPYSDKADEKGILLYSDDELYNLLYDAASRSIQVQIHMIGDAAIEQGIRVVKRLLSNIEKPALPFRFNHLIVCHPEQIEELKTLPIVADIQPTQSYTDRVMAPSRLGSDRLPYLYNFRTLYETGLLLTGSSDCPMELPNSWLGIWAAVARSEMDGTPLSYLNPDETLTLEQALRIYTVNPPEAAGMGHILGKIKEGYLADFTIIDGDPFTMPVQQLKDTESLYTFVDGKLSYGNIENWPHIKDIR, encoded by the coding sequence ATGGAACAACTTCTTGTCTATGGAGGAAAAGTTTGGACAGGCGATTCGGATAAGCCCTTTGCAGAGGCGTTACTTGTGGAGGGAAACCGTTTTATCGCTGTCGGTACCCTAGAGGAAGTTAGAAACGCCGCAAAAAAGGCAGAAAATAAAAAAACCACTGAGTTACATCTCAACGGCAATCTTGTTATGCCAGGTATATCAGATGCTCACTTTCATTTCACAGCTTTCGCCAAACAGAATCTATATCTTGATCTTCAGGATATCCGCTCCCTCGACGAGCTTTTAGAAACTATTAAAAACTATGCCCGCCAGGTTCCTGCAGGTTCATGGATACGGGGCGTTCGATACAACGAAATGAACTGGGAAAAACCCGAAAAACTCTCCCGTTCCGTGCTTGATTCTTTAAATCTGCCTCATCCCGTTATTCTAAGCCGATATTGCGGCCACGCCCACGTAGCCAATACTTGGGCCCTTGAAAAGGGAGGGCTTCTGCAATCTCCCAACCTTTCCTCTGATGAAGTGGAGCGGGATAGTTCTGGCCAACTCACAGGCAATATTTTTGAACGGGCGGCAATGCCCCTTCTAAGACGTGTAGAAGAAGAGTATGAGACTCCCGAAAAGATGCAAAAAGGCGTTGCCGAGGCCGGATTCATCGTGGCAAAAACAGGAACCACATCTGTTCATGCCAGCGATGCCCGGTCATACGGCTTGGGAGAAGATATTTTTGCCTTTCAGGGTCTCGCAGAGGAAGGCGCATTGCCAATTCGGGTGAACACATACCATGACGCCCTTCCAAACTTTACATTCCGCACTGGATTTGGCGATACCTGGGTTCGCTACGGCGGGTTAAAGGTTTTTCTCGATGGATCCTTAGGCGGGCACACTGCAGCCCTTCTTTCTCCCTATTCAGACAAAGCAGATGAAAAAGGAATCCTCCTTTACTCTGATGACGAACTTTACAACCTTCTGTATGACGCCGCCAGCCGTTCAATCCAGGTTCAGATCCACATGATCGGCGATGCTGCCATAGAGCAGGGCATCCGGGTTGTAAAACGGCTTCTTTCGAACATAGAAAAACCGGCCCTGCCCTTCAGGTTCAACCATCTTATAGTCTGCCATCCTGAACAAATAGAAGAGCTCAAAACCCTTCCCATTGTGGCAGACATTCAGCCAACCCAGTCTTACACAGACAGGGTGATGGCCCCGTCACGCCTTGGTTCTGACCGGTTGCCTTATTTGTATAATTTTAGAACCCTCTACGAAACAGGCCTGTTGCTCACTGGGTCAAGTGATTGCCCCATGGAGCTTCCAAACTCATGGTTAGGCATATGGGCGGCCGTAGCACGCAGCGAAATGGACGGCACTCCTTTGAGCTACCTCAATCCAGATGAAACGCTCACTCTCGAACAGGCCCTTCGCATCTACACCGTCAATCCCCCAGAAGCGGCGGGGATGGGCCATATCCTGGGAAAAATCAAAGAGGGCTATCTTGCCGATTTCACTATCATAGACGGGGATCCCTTTACCATGCCCGTACAGCAATTAAAAGACACAGAATCTCTTTACACCTTCGTTGACGGCAAGCTCAGCTACGGGAATATAGAGAACTGGCCTCACATAAAAGATATCCGCTAA
- a CDS encoding ATP-NAD kinase family protein, whose amino-acid sequence MKKLGLIINPIAGMGGKVGLKGTDGLSILSRALEMGAAPHSPGRAAAALKQLLSIKEQIQIITFPGDMGETVAKQWGFSTQTLLKGIVSEKNTTRDDTLRAAKELLDQKVDLLLFAGGDGTARDIYESVKTNLTVLGIPSGVKIHSAVFGCSPQQAGELALLYLNGSETREKSAEVMDIDEDLFRKGIVTAKLYGYLKIPFEKRRVQRLKAGSSISEEALHQAIAAHVVTNEMNSDTLYVIGPGTTTRSVMTVLQLDYSLLGVDCIVNKRLVEKDLSEEALLKLCAQYEKRKLIITPIGGQGFLLGRGNQQISSKVLRFFSRNDILVLCTPAKLHALEGSPLLIDTGDSSIDQKFSGYMRLITGYNEYVMYNVVVPGLENVH is encoded by the coding sequence ATGAAGAAGCTGGGGCTGATCATAAATCCAATAGCGGGCATGGGTGGCAAGGTTGGGCTCAAGGGAACCGATGGCCTCAGCATATTATCGCGCGCTCTGGAAATGGGAGCCGCCCCCCATTCTCCAGGTCGTGCCGCTGCGGCTTTAAAACAGCTTCTAAGTATAAAAGAGCAGATACAAATTATAACCTTTCCCGGCGATATGGGTGAAACCGTGGCAAAGCAATGGGGTTTTTCAACCCAGACCCTCCTGAAAGGGATAGTTTCTGAAAAAAACACCACACGAGATGATACCCTCAGGGCCGCAAAAGAACTGCTCGATCAAAAGGTAGATCTTCTGCTTTTTGCAGGAGGGGACGGCACAGCCCGTGACATCTACGAAAGTGTAAAAACAAATCTCACAGTATTAGGAATCCCCTCGGGAGTAAAAATACACTCTGCCGTTTTTGGCTGCTCCCCCCAACAGGCGGGAGAGCTGGCACTCTTGTACTTAAATGGTAGCGAAACACGGGAAAAAAGTGCGGAGGTCATGGATATTGATGAAGACCTTTTCAGAAAGGGCATTGTTACGGCCAAACTCTATGGATACCTCAAAATTCCCTTTGAAAAGAGGAGGGTACAGCGCCTTAAAGCCGGGAGCTCGATATCAGAAGAGGCGCTTCACCAGGCTATAGCGGCCCATGTTGTTACCAACGAAATGAATTCCGACACGCTTTATGTCATAGGGCCCGGAACAACAACACGATCTGTAATGACCGTCCTTCAACTTGACTACTCCCTTTTGGGCGTCGATTGTATTGTTAACAAACGGCTTGTTGAGAAAGACCTTTCGGAAGAGGCGCTCTTAAAACTCTGTGCTCAATACGAAAAGCGAAAGCTCATAATTACTCCTATCGGGGGACAAGGTTTTCTTCTAGGGCGAGGAAATCAGCAGATAAGTTCAAAAGTTCTTCGTTTTTTCTCCCGTAACGATATTCTTGTTCTCTGCACGCCGGCAAAGCTTCATGCTTTAGAAGGTTCTCCGCTGCTCATAGATACCGGCGACAGTTCTATTGACCAAAAGTTTTCTGGTTACATGCGCCTCATTACGGGGTACAACGAATACGTAATGTATAACGTAGTGGTGCCAGGTCTTGAAAATGTGCATTAG
- a CDS encoding C-terminal binding protein, with the protein MWKYKVGIFSVVNKNGVEIEQEILKEIDAQVMNIQTEEDFERMLPEIDGLIIADAAITEEVLDKLEKCKVVVRQGMGTDNIDIPAATARGIQVCNTPGFNIREVADHALASALCLARYIPFFNHVIKNEKKWSHLSFPAPKRVGAMEFGIIGFGKIGQLLASKAKGIFGNITTFDPYLNRDAAAELGVEGKNTLEELFQTADIISLHVPLTPETHHLLNKNTFAHMKPGMFVINTSRGSLIDEEALLWAIREKIVAGAFLDVIENEWEPDLEAPLFKEPRIIFTPHTAWYSQDSLHLLRTVPAQEVRDALLGKRPVGRVN; encoded by the coding sequence ATGTGGAAATACAAAGTTGGCATATTTAGCGTCGTCAACAAGAATGGAGTAGAAATAGAACAGGAAATACTCAAAGAAATCGATGCCCAGGTGATGAACATCCAAACAGAAGAAGATTTCGAAAGAATGCTGCCTGAAATTGACGGGCTCATTATCGCAGATGCTGCAATAACAGAAGAAGTCCTCGATAAGTTGGAAAAATGCAAGGTTGTTGTACGCCAAGGAATGGGAACCGACAATATTGACATCCCAGCTGCCACGGCCCGGGGCATCCAGGTCTGCAATACTCCAGGTTTCAATATTAGGGAAGTTGCGGACCATGCGCTGGCTTCCGCTTTGTGCCTTGCCAGATACATCCCGTTCTTCAACCATGTCATTAAGAACGAAAAAAAGTGGTCTCACCTCTCATTCCCGGCCCCAAAAAGGGTTGGCGCCATGGAGTTCGGCATAATCGGCTTCGGTAAAATAGGTCAGCTTTTGGCGTCAAAGGCCAAGGGTATCTTTGGAAATATCACGACTTTTGACCCTTACCTCAACAGAGACGCTGCTGCGGAGCTTGGCGTAGAAGGAAAAAATACCCTTGAAGAGCTGTTTCAGACTGCCGATATCATCAGCTTGCACGTGCCCCTTACACCAGAAACCCACCATCTTCTCAATAAAAACACCTTCGCTCATATGAAGCCGGGTATGTTTGTCATCAATACCTCCCGAGGTTCTCTCATCGATGAAGAAGCGTTGCTTTGGGCCATAAGGGAAAAAATAGTCGCAGGCGCATTCCTTGACGTTATTGAGAACGAGTGGGAACCTGATCTTGAGGCTCCGCTCTTTAAGGAGCCCAGAATCATTTTTACACCACATACGGCGTGGTATAGCCAGGATTCTTTACATCTGCTTCGAACAGTGCCGGCCCAGGAGGTCAGAGATGCACTTCTTGGAAAACGACCTGTGGGCAGGGTTAACTAA